The Xyrauchen texanus isolate HMW12.3.18 chromosome 4, RBS_HiC_50CHRs, whole genome shotgun sequence genome segment catattttaggaccattacggTTGATTTataacattgtgacattatttacacAACAGTTAAACATGTTCTCGCCCAATTCAAGTGAAGAAAATTCCATAATAATAATTCTCATTACCGTTATGCAAAACAATCTCATtcttattattaaaatgtgacaaaatatCAATTTAAATTGTAACGTAGCGGGAAAAGTAAGTGGTACTAGTTGTTGTACAGATTTAAATAAGAAGATTTTGCACCACTGCATAACAgtaatgcattattttattaGAAATATGAGGgtttaaatgtgcttaattgtcatgaaaataatgtcacaatgttatTTTGTTACTTATGATGCGAGTTATTCTAAACGTCTGTCAGTGGAGTTCTGTCGGGTAACAGTAACCAGCTGTTGTCCCAGTGAGCGTCTCATTAATACTTCTGGGTCAGTTATAGTGAGAGTTACTTTATTATTCAGTTGTGTTTTCTTCTTCGCTAGTTTTTATGGTTTAGAGACCTCATCCTCCTGTTTGTACCAAACCCACCAATCGCACAGTTTGTATGGCATATAACAGCGTATACATCCTCAAGAAAACACAAAGGCTTTGTTTcatcctaatgttgttccaaacccgtatttctttttttctatgaAACAGAGTAGGTGATTATTACGCCTGCGTTAAGAGAAGCGTGAACATTCTTCCGAATTTCTCCTCGTGTTTCATGGAAGAAGAAAACATGAGGGcgggaattattcctttaataccgCTGCTATATTCTGAATGTTCCTCCCAGATCTTTTATTTGGAGGAGGAGGTATAATGGGTGTGTTTTTAGATTATTCGATTATACGATTATATTTGGCTGCACCTGTTCGCTGTTCTAGTGGACATTTCATTTCGGCGAAACGCACTTGATGTTGGTTAATATCATAAAGCTGTAAAGAGCATGTGCAGGTCATACCGTATTTCACCACAATATCAaaagacattttatttagcatgaagACAATACGTCTATATTAGGGACCATTTCAACGTTTTACAATGTGACTTTATTTTCATGGGAATTAAGTACATTATTTTAAAGCGGGAATGtgaggaaattattattataaagtatgAATCATTATAAAGTCATAAATTCAAacttataatttgtaatgaagtCGGCATAACAACTACTATCGTAAATGAACACTTTAcgtataatttgtaatgaagtCGGAATAACAGATACTACCGTAAATTCAAACTTTAATCGGCATAACGAATACTACCGTAAATTAATATTTTAcgtataatttgtaataaaatcgGCATAAAGAATGCTACCGTAAATTAATATTTTAcgtataatttgtaataaaatcgGCATAACGAATGCTACCGTAAATTAATACTTTAcgtataatttgtaataaaatcgGCATAACGAATGCTACCGTAAATTAATACTTTAcgtataatttgtaataaaatcgGCATAACGAATGCTACCGTAAATTAATACTTTAcgtataatttgtaataaaatcgGCATAACGAATACTACCGTAAATTCATACTTTATGTATAATTTGTAATATAATCAGCATTAAAAGGGCAGAAAAAAATACTATTATgagcaaataataattataatgtatgaatcataaatatttgttattctgcttttaatgctgattttattacaaattatatataaaaatgcatttaataaaatattactgtaatataCTTTAACTGTaatattgcagtaatgagaataagACCATGTGAATTAGAGGGaattgccatgaaaataatgtcataatgcacAAGTTCTTTATGATCCTTAATAGGacattttttaatgcaaaatattattttatatttggaTTTTATGGTGAAATATGGACATGTCCTTTTGAAATTCCCCCGTTTGCACTGATGTGATATTCATCTCTGAATCAGTCATATTGATCGTTTATTTCAGTTAAAATCTTCTGTATGTGGTTTACAGATTGctcaagacagacagaaagtgtcACGTCTTTTATGTTTGAGTGTTTTATTCATGCGTCTGTGAGGGGATTGTTGAATATAATGGCATTAGTTGTGTCAAAGAGTTgaatactgtttttgttttttattaaaaatgtattattttgtcaAACATACACTGGAAAAACTCTCATCTGAAATCTGCTGATGCAAAAGCACTGAATGACTCCACTTTCTGCAAAACTGAAATGTatagttttgtgttttgattttggGCTCAAATATGACCCAAAGTGCAACACATATTTCATGATATAGTCTGATCACGTTCAACGTTGATTTCCTCTAATGATACTTCATTTGAGATGTACATTTGTTTgtcaaaataatttgttattgCCCGAGTGATGTTGTAAATTTGCTTTATTAATCATGTGGAAGTGCAGTGCTCCTTGTTTGTCTGAACTAGAATGCATTAGGATCCTTAAAGGGACAgcgcacccaaaaatgaaaatcatctcatcatttactcaccctcatgccatcccagatgtgtttgactttcttctgcagaacacaaatgaagatttttagaagaatttttcagctctgttggtccatacaatgcatgtgaatggtgaccagaactttgaagcttcaaaaagcacataaaggcagcataaaagtaggcTACTCCAAGCGACTCCATtgatttaatctatgtcttctgaagtgttacgataggtgtgagtgagaagcagatcaatatgcaagtccttttcactataaattctcttccctgccctgTATGTTGCGAAATACACGAAAAATGCGAAGTGCGAAAAATGCGaagaaaagaaagtgaaagtggagatttattgtaaaaaaaaaaagtacttaaatattgactgtttctcgcccacacctatcatatctcttctgaagacatgtattaaaccactagattgcttttatgctgctttgtgtgcttttgaagcttcaaagtttcattcaccattcacatgcattgtatggacctacagagctgaaatattgatcttaaaaccttcatttgtgttattcagaagaaagaaagtcacacatctgggatgacatgagggtgaatacatgatgagaggaatttcattttgagtgaactgtccctttaatgaatATCTTAATGGAAATTTCCCAGTGAGTGATTCAGTAGGAATAATGTAGCTGTTGCAAAGATGAGAATATTGTCACACTGAGAACAGTTTCCAGCCACACACATTTACACCTTTAATGaagcttaatgttttttttcagtCATGTATAATGTGTAATATTATAATTCCTGTATTTTGTTGAGCACTGACAGAGGAATGGCAGCAGGACACTTTTAAGgcaagctgaacgcactacgacTCAAACCCGCGGCCACGTGACAACGTTTTATTCAACAACCGGCAAACCGAACAGAACAAGTGTTTTATAGTAGCGTGTATTTTTTGGTTTTCCAATGTTAGTTTTCTGTATTTGGCTTGTTTTAATTTCTATTAAAATATTTGAAGATTACAAGAGcttttacattatttacacaaTGTTATATCCagaaacaattattaaaaacGACACAATTTACTCACAaacaacatactgtaaatataaaacACAATTTATCTCAATAACATCCTGACACGAGTTAATCTGGTCCAACATGGCTGCATATTctgataaaaacacaaaacaaatctgATCCAAGTCATAAATGGATCTACAGAATAGTGTCAAATTTCCAAAACTTTTTCAAGACcataagaaaataatagaattgaGTATATTTatagagtgtgtatatatatatatatattggttggattgggagggttacttttgaaatgtattccactacagaatacgtgctgtaaaatgtaatttgtaacattctgttagattactcaaggtcagtaatgtaatctaaatactttggattacttcttcagcactggtagatattttcactAGTTTTatctataaaaactctgccagtacagtgagacaaaatacacatgttaaaaatacattctctgaaaaaccgaaatatcttatgcagtgttattCAATCAAATTGGTCttgtttttaggattttttttttttttagatatttttacagtaaaacaatacaaacattatcatcaagaatatgatttttgccctaatatcaaaggtcttactagacaaaaaattattatgatctaaaatgaatttttttcattaaaaaatatgatcgtgcctggtaacatacatgtaaaatggctagaaatagcaatttagcttagcataatgcttacgatttacacaaggtttatttctgtcTGCTCGTTTGAATGtagcacatcataagaaagtatttTACCACTGtgcaaatgcactttggattttgattattatcaagaatatgattttgccctaatattTACGTGAAATAttagtaaaacaaacaaacaatttttttatatatatataattatgtatttttattattttgtttactaAAATGTTGTGTTCCAAATACGATGGGAACTATGAGTCTATGATTTATCCAAAATCTGTCCTAATATTCGATCTTTGAAATGTTTTGGGACAGCCTTTGAAATACCGCTGTCCTGACGTCAGAGTCAGCGTCGCGTATTTATGACGTCACAATTGTAGCTTTTCGAGTGCCACACGCATGTGAGCCCAAAACAACCgcgtttttgttgtttttccttttaatttgatgtttagtGCGCGTTTTTCAGCGGTGTTGTAATAACATTTCGCAGTTTAGTACGAACATAGGTTTACCTCGCTTATATTTGGTTTGTTGACGTTTTAATTCTGCTATTTGCTGTTGTGATGGAGAATTTATCAGAGGATTTGAGATCTTTTCTACAGAATCATCCATTCTTTGAGCTCACAGACTGTAAGAAGGTAAAACATGCAGATTAGTGTGATCAATGTGAAGAATTAAAATAGTAACACTCGTGTCAGATATAACTTAGATGTCAGACCATTTAAATCTGGTtctaatattattaattatttaattataattatgtttCTGTATTCTCAGGTGAAGTGCACATTGAACGGTCATGAGCTTCCTTGCAGTCTCAATGAACTGCAGCTTTTCACAGCAGGAAAGAAATACAAGAAACTGTCAGAAGAGGCAGAGTTTAATTACAGTCAGTATGAGCCTCATATAGTGGCGAGCACTAAACAACCGTGAGTACACATGATTACTAACCATTTCATTTTAGTATGCTTGTATTTAAACAGCACAACCCCTATATTCTCAGCGCTTAAAACatgtagttcaccaaaaatgaacagaaatctgaagctccaaaaagcccataaaggcagcatgaaagtaatcataatactccagtggtttaatcaaagtcttcagaagtgatatgataggtgtgggggttagaaacagatcaatatttaagtcatttgtaattgaaattctcctccctgcccagtaggtggcgatatgcatgaataatgcatAAGAGAGGAGAAtgtgaagtggagatttatagtaaaatattgcttaaatattaatctatttctcatccacacctatcatatctcttcttgagacatggattaaaccattggagtattatggattacttttatgctgcctttatgtgctttttggagcttcagttttctggtcaccattcactcccattgtatggacctacagagctgagatattcttctaaaaatctacatttgtgttctgcagaagaaagtaatacacgtACACAATAAttgatgaactgtccctttaagaacgtGATGCTAACATGTTAATTCTGCTTTTCCCTTAGTAATCGTCTCTTCTGCAAGCTCACGTTACGTCACCTCAATCGTGTACCACAACACATTCTACGCCACGTCAACGGCAAACGATACAAGAAAGCTCACGAGAACTGTAAGTTTCTAAAGACACCAAAAGTTAACCTTACAATGCTGTTTAAAGCTGCTGTGTGTATCGTCACCAAGCGGGGTTTCCCAAAAACTTTTCCCCACCTGCCATTGCTCTGTAAACAGAGTCTCTGGTGGTGCAGGAAGCACACGCTTCACTTTGAACCTTATTAAAGGCTTGTGTGACTTACTTTGGAAATCTGAATTTATTATGACTATAAATAAGTGATGCTGTGCACAATGTACACGTCCAGTCATACATTCTGATTGTTGTTGTCAGATGAGGAGTGTGTTCGTCAGGGTGTGGCGTCCGTTCCTGCCAGACTCAAACAGAAAAAGAGACCCAAAGAGCGTGATGATGCCACAGGAAGTGACCGACGACACAAGAGGAAGGAGGACAGTGGAATATGGGCTCCTAGCTCGAGTGACGTCGAAAAAGGCGACTCAGAGGACAGCATGTCTGACCTTTACCCCAGTTAGTGACGCTCCGTTTCTATTGGCTGCCGACACAGAGTAATGCTCTTGTAGGTTTTAGTATCATGTTCCAATCATGTCGTCTCGTTCTCCGCAGCGTCCATGTTCAATTTAAAGAAAGCCGAGGGTGAGGAGGGTATGGGAGAGGGAGAGGAAGATGATTTcaagactgatgatgatgatgatgatgtctgaAATGGAGGTAGAAAACCAGACATCGAAACGCAAAAAGGTCAGTCACTGTTCCGATGCATTGAGATGATTTCAGTAGTGGAATATTTAAAGAACTGTATGGTAATGATCAAACATATCATTTTTACTCATGAATATAATTTTGgtgtttttggatttttttttttttttcaggtacaGTCCAGTggatttacaaaaaaatgtaagaagGACAAAAAGAAGAGAGGTTTTAGACATGTTGCCAAAGTAAATGGAAAATAAAGTGAATAATAAAGTATGTGACTCATTAAAATGGCTTTTTCTTTCCTCTTGTCTCATtgataatggaagtgaattgatctaattaaataaaacaaatatatatatttttagggggccaagcaccaaaggtgcagTTGCGGTTCTAGCGTGTTTGGCGCTCTGGGCAAAActatagactgtaaaaaaagatggccgatgccccttcgctctttcccattggtgagaactgaagccgccagtgtcctgatatggcgctgacatcttgggacttgagtctgcgcagttgcgatttcgggaccagacctgcgcagtagtgagcaggaagtaaagctgcgaaatcaaggccccgccctcatctcgctgaatcaatcgcaaggacacgcccctgcacttttgacttttgacttatgacggtgtgaaataattaattatagaaatgtaaatattaaatttaaagctccaatctcctcagtcctccgaagatcccgaaaaaaagtcagttggtgcttcagtgactacttcgctcagagaacctgtcaatcacagctgtcaatcatgatgtcacagcaccgtttttatagcatcaaataactaaaaacaaacttattttgaaaacaaacacttgaaa includes the following:
- the surf2 gene encoding LOW QUALITY PROTEIN: surfeit locus protein 2 (The sequence of the model RefSeq protein was modified relative to this genomic sequence to represent the inferred CDS: deleted 1 base in 1 codon) is translated as MENLSEDLRSFLQNHPFFELTDCKKVKCTLNGHELPCSLNELQLFTAGKKYKKLSEEAEFNYSQYEPHIVASTKQPNRLFCKLTLRHLNRVPQHILRHVNGKRYKKAHENYEECVRQGVASVPARLKQKKRPKERDDATGSDRRHKRKEDSGIWAPSSSDVEKGDSEDSMSDLYPTSMFNLKKAEGEEGMGEGEEDDFKTDDDDDMSEMEVENQTSKRKKVQSSGFTKKCKKDKKKRGFRHVAKVNGK